In Procambarus clarkii isolate CNS0578487 chromosome 53, FALCON_Pclarkii_2.0, whole genome shotgun sequence, the following proteins share a genomic window:
- the LOC138352334 gene encoding uncharacterized protein, with product MLQAIYTEVNELKSDVKILKATLTTKETDKIIEDLIPNPIAAEGDLNVLNRKLAESSFRTKFVLLLTSVRGSDCATTVRRMMKKIGTNGLWSLYSLKGQKKKLAFLEKQELYNVILKSSINAHPQVKVEDVTFQISEVLKHAPNRPGGSRYKGKLASTIRIQEGQQEAEDVY from the exons atgttgcaggccatatacactgaagtgaatgaactgaaaagtgatgtgaaGATATTGAAAGCAACTTTGACTACAAAAGAAACAGACAAGATCATAGAAGATCTAATACCAAATCCTATTGCTGCAGAAGGTGATCTTAATGTTCTCAATAGGAAGTTAGCGGAAtcgagtttcagaacaaaattt gtgttgcttttaaccagtgtacgtgggtctgattgtgcaactacggttcgaagaatgatgaagaagataggaacaaacggcctttggtcattatacagcctaaaaggacaaaagaagaaattagcatttctagaaaaacaagaactatataatgttattttaa aatcatctatcaacgcacatccgcaAGTTAAGGTGGAAGACGTGACCTTTCAAATTTCTGAAGTACTTAAACATgctccaaacaggcctggtggatctaggtacaag ggaaaacttgcaagtacgattcgtatacaagaggggcaacaagaggcagaggatgtctactaa